The Xenopus laevis strain J_2021 chromosome 7S, Xenopus_laevis_v10.1, whole genome shotgun sequence genome includes a window with the following:
- the cisd1.S gene encoding CDGSH iron sulfur domain 1 S homeolog — protein MSSGVREWTTTASVVVAAAAVGYLAYKSLCCKEKCCKAMVNLEVQKDDPKVVHAFDMEDLGDKAVYCRCWRSKKFPYCDGAHTKHNEETGDNVGPLIIKKKES, from the exons aatgGACTACTACAGCCTCCGTGGTGGTTGCTGCAGCTGCCGTGGGATATCTCGCCTACAAATCCCTCTGCTGTAAAGAGAAATGCTGCAAGGCCATGGTGAACCTTGAGGTCCAGAAGGACGATCCAAAGGTGGTACACGCATTTGACATGGAAGACTTGGGAGATAAAGCGGTCTACTGCCGCTGCTGGAGGTCCAAAAAG tttCCATATTGTGATGGCGCACACACAAAGCATAACGAGGAAACCGGCGACAACGTGGGCCCCTTAATCATCAAGAAAAAGGAATCGTAA